The Thermoanaerobaculia bacterium genomic interval TCGCTTCCTCGTGGTCGGGAGATCCGAATCCGGACGTGTACGGCTACTGGGCTTCGAGCCAGGGGCCGCCGAACGGCCTGAACAATCTCTCCTACGCGAACCCGGAGGTCGACCGTCTCCTCGCCGAAGTCCGCGCGGAGCCCGACGCGGGGAAGCGCCGGTCGCTGTTCTCCCGGATCCATCGCCTGATCCACGACGACGCGCCCGCGACGTTCGTCTTCCAGGGGGCCCAGAAATACGCGGTGTCGCGTTCGATCGGCGGACTCGTTTCGACGCCGGTCGGCCTGTTCCGGTTCTGGCCCGACTCGACGGCGTGGTGGCGCCGGCCGGCTCCGTGATCGCCTACGTCGTCCGGCGGTCGCTGCTGGCGATCCCGACGCTCGCCGGCATCGTGCTCGCCGTCTTCCTCCTGATGCGGATCGCGCCCGGCGATCCCGCCTCGGCGGCGGGGCGCGTCTCGGGACGCCGCGTGTCGCGGACGGCGGCGGAGGCGATGCGGCGCACGTACGGGCTCGACCGGCCGCTCGCCGTCCAGATCGGCGACTGGTACGCGCGCGCGGCGAGGCTCGATTTCGGGAGATCGTTCCAGGACCATCGCCCGGTCGCGCGGAGGATCGCCGAGGCTTTGCCGTATACCCTCCTCCTGAACGTTCTCGCGCTCCTCCTCGCGCTCGCGATCGCCGTTCCCCTCGGGGTCGCGCAGGCACGCCGCGCGGGATCGGGGTTCGACCGCGCGACGAGCCGCTTCGTCTTCCTGCTCTACTCGATGCCCTCGTTCTGGATGGCGATGATCCTGGTCACCGTCTTCTCCATGCGCCTCGAGTGGTT includes:
- a CDS encoding ABC transporter permease is translated as MVAPAGSVIAYVVRRSLLAIPTLAGIVLAVFLLMRIAPGDPASAAGRVSGRRVSRTAAEAMRRTYGLDRPLAVQIGDWYARAARLDFGRSFQDHRPVARRIAEALPYTLLLNVLALLLALAIAVPLGVAQARRAGSGFDRATSRFVFLLYSMPSFWMAMILVTVFSMRLEWFPLFGVASDPPPAGWGAALLDRLAHLALPLACLTYGTLAYLTRLVRSSVAEELGREYVVAARAWGASESEALWRHAFRNALLPLITVMGLVVPGLLSGSVIVEQIFAWPGLGRLYFDAVLARDYPVVLGLTFLTAVATLVATFAADLLYAAADPRVRYA